The following proteins are encoded in a genomic region of Triticum dicoccoides isolate Atlit2015 ecotype Zavitan chromosome 1B, WEW_v2.0, whole genome shotgun sequence:
- the LOC119302895 gene encoding benzyl alcohol O-benzoyltransferase-like, giving the protein MVSNLFQDHPAPESKEPAHATAAMATLAFAVRRREPELIGPAAPTPRETKRLSEIDDQDTLRGHVSFALIYRARVMDNDDVAPIHPAGVIRRALGEALVHYYTLAGRLREVEGRKLVVDCGGQGVMFVEADADVRLVELEAAGLRPPFPCMDQLLFDVEGSSGVLNCPLLLIQVTRLLCGGFIFALRLNHTMCDAIGIAQFMNAVAELARGLPAPTVAPAWSRELLEARSPPMPSFPHREFDLTPPPAPPAGDMVMRSFTFGPADLAAIKKHLPPLVRDEATTFEALAAYLWRARTAALEVPLAEEARLVIIANFRAFVELGLLDGYYGNACVPLAALADAAALRGGGSLADAVALVRRAKAAVTAEYVRSTVDVLVLRGRPFLALQNLFVVSDNRHAGFHRVDFGWGEPVYGGPADTVFGVTFFVPVKDRDGEDAIAVPIVLPRPAMERFAAEMESLCKA; this is encoded by the exons ATGGTTTCCAACTTGTTCCAAGATCATCCCGCGCCGGAGTCCAAGGAGCCCGCCCACGCGACCGCCGCCATGGCGACCCTGGCGTTCGCGGTGCGCCGGCGCGAGCCAGAGCTCATCGGCCCGGCCGCGCCGACGCCTCGCGAGACCAAGCGCCTGTCTGAGATCGACGACCAGGACACGCTGCGCGGGCACGTGTCCTTCGCCCTCATCTACCGTGCCCGCGTGATGGATAACGACGACGTCGCGCCGATTCACCCGGCCGGAGTCATCCGGCGCGCGCTCGGCGAGGCGCTGGTGCACTACTACACGCTGGCTGGGCGGCTCAGGGAGGTGGAGGGGCGGAAGCTGGTGGTCGACTGCGGCGGCCAGGGGGTGATGTTCGTCgaggccgacgccgacgtgcggctGGTGGAGCTCGAGGCGGCCGGGCTCAGGCCGCCGTTCCCGTGCATGGACCAGCTGCTCTTCGACGTGGAGGGCTCCAGCGGCGTACTCAACTGCCCATTGCTGCTCATCCAG GTGACTCGGCTGCTCTGCGGCGGCTTCATCTTCGCGCTCCGCCTCAACCACACCATGTGCGACGCCATCGGCATCGCGCAGTTCATgaacgccgtcgccgagctcgcccgcGGCCTCCCGGCGCCGACCGTCGCGCCCGCGTGGTCCCGTGAGCTCCTGGAGGCGCGCAGCCCGCCTATGCCGTCGTTCCCGCACCGCGAGTTCGACCTtactccgccgccggcgccgccggccGGCGACATGGTCATGCGGTCCTTCACTTTCGGCCCCGCCGACCTCGCCGCGATCAAGAAGCACCTCCCTCCTCTCGTTCGCGACGAGGCCACCACCTTCGAGGCGCTCGCGGCATACCTCTGGCGCGCCCGCACGGCGGCGCTCGAGGTCCCGCTGGCCGAGGAAGCGCGGCTGGTCATCATCGCCAACTTCCGGGCCTTCGTCGAGCTGGGCCTGCTGGATGGATACTACGGAAACGCGTGCGTGCCCCTGGCGGCGCTAGCCGACGCCGCTGCACTGCGCGGCGGTGGCTCGCTGGCCGACGCGGTGGCGCTGGTGCGGCGCGCGAAGGCTGCGGTGACCGCCGAGTACGTGCGTTCCACGGTCGACGTGCTGGTTCTGCGCGGCCGGCCGTTCTTGGCACTGCAGAACCTGTTCGTCGTGTCCGACAACCGGCACGCTGGGTTCCACCGCGTCGACTTCGGGTGGGGCGAGCCGGTGTACGGCGGCCCGGCTGACACAGTCTTCGGCGTGACCTTCTTCGTCCCCGTCAAGGACCGTGACGGGGAGGACGCGATTGCCGTGCCGATCGTGCTGCCACGGCCGGCCATGGAGCGGTTCGCGGCGGAGATGGAGAGCCTGTGCAAGGCGTAG
- the LOC119324094 gene encoding putative TrmH family tRNA/rRNA methyltransferase isoform X1 gives MAAAAAASGATAAVESVVVVHNVAKRHNVGTLARSATAFGVAEVVVVGRRDVSAFGSHGSTSHLRFRHFTSLATACAYLKDERGCDICGVEITDDALPVTAHPFRRSTAFLFGNEGTGLSQKECEVCDFFVYIPQYGGGTASLNVTVAASIVLHHFGVWAGFPERGREGNKFVVAEKPRGQSRGLYCSDSIEDLIEERKARRENACDIFEENGSNHPQESNGLGMMFTD, from the exons atggcggcagctGCGGCGGCGAGCGGGGCGACGGCGGCAGTGGAGAGCGTGGTGGTGGTGCACAACGTGGCCAAACGGCACAACGTGGGAACGCTGGCGCGGAGCGCAACGGCCTTCGgcgtggcggaggtggtggtggtcggccGCCGCGACGTCAGCGCCTTCGGCAGCCACGGATCCACCTCCCACCTCCGCTTCCGACACTTCACCTCCCTCGCCACCGCCTGCGCCTACCTCAAG GACGAGAGGGGGTGTGACATTTGCGGCGTGGAGATCACCGACGACGCGCTGCCTGTGACGGCCCACCCGTTCCGCAGGAGCACCGCGTTCCTCTTTGGCAATGAG GGTACAGGACTCTCACAAAAGGAGTGTGAGGTCTGTGACTTCTTCGTCTACATCCCTCAGTATGGTGGCGGAACTGCATCACTCAATGTTACCGTTGCAGCATCAATTGTTCTCCACCACTTCGGGG TCTGGGCTGGCTTTCCTGAAAGAGGGCGAGAAGGCAATAAATTTGTGGTAGCTGAGAAACCAAGGGGGCAGTCGAGGGGGCTGTACTGCTCAGATTCAATTGAAGACTTGATTGAAGAGCGCAAGGCACGCAGAGAAAATGCCTGCGATATATTCGAGGAAAATGGAAGTAACCATCCGCAAGAATCAAATGGCCTAGGAATGATGTTTACAGACTAG
- the LOC119324094 gene encoding uncharacterized protein LOC119324094 isoform X2, which produces MAAAAAASGATAAVESVVVVHNVAKRHNVGTLARSATAFGVAEVVVVGRRDVSAFGSHGSTSHLRFRHFTSLATACAYLKDERGCDICGVEITDDALPVTAHPFRRSTAFLFGNEGHPDGDYSTSYSRHMQSQMRHRRAFNHFVLSILCSRVQDSHKRSVRSVTSSSTSLSMVAELHHSMLPLQHQLFSTTSGSGLAFLKEGEKAINLW; this is translated from the exons atggcggcagctGCGGCGGCGAGCGGGGCGACGGCGGCAGTGGAGAGCGTGGTGGTGGTGCACAACGTGGCCAAACGGCACAACGTGGGAACGCTGGCGCGGAGCGCAACGGCCTTCGgcgtggcggaggtggtggtggtcggccGCCGCGACGTCAGCGCCTTCGGCAGCCACGGATCCACCTCCCACCTCCGCTTCCGACACTTCACCTCCCTCGCCACCGCCTGCGCCTACCTCAAG GACGAGAGGGGGTGTGACATTTGCGGCGTGGAGATCACCGACGACGCGCTGCCTGTGACGGCCCACCCGTTCCGCAGGAGCACCGCGTTCCTCTTTGGCAATGAG GGGCACCCGGATGGGGATTACTCAACTTCATATAGTCGACATATGCAATCACAAATGCGTCATCGCCGTGCATTCAATCACTTTGTACTTTCCATATTGTGCAG TAGGGTACAGGACTCTCACAAAAGGAGTGTGAGGTCTGTGACTTCTTCGTCTACATCCCTCAGTATGGTGGCGGAACTGCATCACTCAATGTTACCGTTGCAGCATCAATTGTTCTCCACCACTTCGGGG TCTGGGCTGGCTTTCCTGAAAGAGGGCGAGAAGGCAATAAATTTGTGGTAG
- the LOC119324094 gene encoding uncharacterized protein LOC119324094 isoform X3 — translation MAAAAAASGATAAVESVVVVHNVAKRHNVGTLARSATAFGVAEVVVVGRRDVSAFGSHGSTSHLRFRHFTSLATACAYLKDERGCDICGVEITDDALPVTAHPFRRSTAFLFGNEGHPDGDYSTSYSRHMQSQMRHRRAFNHFVLSILCRVQDSHKRSVRSVTSSSTSLSMVAELHHSMLPLQHQLFSTTSGSGLAFLKEGEKAINLW, via the exons atggcggcagctGCGGCGGCGAGCGGGGCGACGGCGGCAGTGGAGAGCGTGGTGGTGGTGCACAACGTGGCCAAACGGCACAACGTGGGAACGCTGGCGCGGAGCGCAACGGCCTTCGgcgtggcggaggtggtggtggtcggccGCCGCGACGTCAGCGCCTTCGGCAGCCACGGATCCACCTCCCACCTCCGCTTCCGACACTTCACCTCCCTCGCCACCGCCTGCGCCTACCTCAAG GACGAGAGGGGGTGTGACATTTGCGGCGTGGAGATCACCGACGACGCGCTGCCTGTGACGGCCCACCCGTTCCGCAGGAGCACCGCGTTCCTCTTTGGCAATGAG GGGCACCCGGATGGGGATTACTCAACTTCATATAGTCGACATATGCAATCACAAATGCGTCATCGCCGTGCATTCAATCACTTTGTACTTTCCATATTGTGCAG GGTACAGGACTCTCACAAAAGGAGTGTGAGGTCTGTGACTTCTTCGTCTACATCCCTCAGTATGGTGGCGGAACTGCATCACTCAATGTTACCGTTGCAGCATCAATTGTTCTCCACCACTTCGGGG TCTGGGCTGGCTTTCCTGAAAGAGGGCGAGAAGGCAATAAATTTGTGGTAG